The following proteins come from a genomic window of Sphaerisporangium rubeum:
- a CDS encoding nucleotide sugar dehydrogenase — protein MSTYDLAVIGLGYVGMPLAKEATGAGLRVVGLDVDPRKVDALTAGRSYIDDLSDADLDSMLVNGFTATLDQSVLADSAAIVICVPTPLDEDHRPDLSAVRGAVASVGRHLQRGTLVVLESTTYPGTTDEVVRPVLDEASGLVAGTDYHLAFSPERIDPGNAKYGLRNTPKVVGGYTEACRDRAAAFYARFIEQVVTVSGTREAEMAKLLENTYRHVNIALVNEMAIFCDELGVDLWEAIEAAATKPFGFQKFLPGPGVGGHCIPVDPSYLSYSVRKLGYPFRFVELAQEINERMPAYVVARVQRLLNRARKPVNGSKVLLLGVTYKPDIADERETPAVPVARAFREFGAELSFVDPYVKEWSVDGTPVPREEDLRQAVERADVTVLLQQHSVFDLEMVEKHAVLLLDTRGVLSEGERVERL, from the coding sequence GTGAGCACATACGATCTCGCGGTCATCGGCCTCGGATACGTTGGCATGCCCCTGGCCAAGGAAGCCACCGGGGCCGGCCTTCGCGTGGTCGGGCTCGACGTGGACCCGCGCAAGGTCGACGCGCTGACCGCCGGCCGGTCCTACATCGACGACCTGAGCGACGCCGATCTGGACTCCATGCTGGTCAACGGGTTCACCGCGACCCTCGACCAGTCCGTGCTCGCCGACAGCGCCGCCATCGTGATCTGCGTGCCGACGCCGCTCGACGAGGACCACCGGCCCGACCTGTCCGCTGTGCGCGGCGCCGTCGCGTCGGTGGGCCGCCACCTCCAGCGCGGCACGCTGGTCGTGCTGGAGTCGACGACCTACCCCGGCACCACCGACGAGGTCGTGCGGCCGGTGCTCGACGAGGCCTCCGGGCTGGTCGCGGGGACCGACTACCACCTCGCGTTCTCGCCTGAGCGCATCGACCCCGGCAACGCCAAGTACGGCCTGCGCAACACGCCGAAGGTCGTCGGCGGCTACACCGAGGCCTGCCGCGACCGCGCCGCCGCGTTCTACGCGCGCTTCATCGAGCAGGTCGTCACGGTCAGCGGCACCCGCGAGGCCGAGATGGCCAAGCTCCTGGAGAACACCTACCGGCACGTCAACATCGCGCTCGTCAACGAGATGGCGATCTTCTGCGACGAGCTCGGCGTGGACCTCTGGGAGGCCATCGAGGCGGCGGCCACCAAGCCGTTCGGATTCCAGAAGTTCCTCCCAGGACCCGGCGTCGGCGGCCACTGCATCCCGGTCGACCCGTCCTACCTGTCGTACTCGGTGCGCAAGCTCGGCTACCCGTTCCGGTTCGTCGAGCTGGCCCAGGAGATCAACGAGCGCATGCCGGCCTACGTCGTGGCCCGTGTGCAGCGCCTGCTCAACCGCGCGCGCAAGCCGGTCAACGGCTCCAAGGTGCTGCTCCTCGGGGTCACCTACAAGCCCGACATCGCCGACGAGCGCGAGACGCCGGCCGTGCCGGTCGCGCGCGCGTTCCGCGAGTTCGGCGCCGAGCTGTCCTTCGTCGACCCGTACGTCAAGGAGTGGTCGGTCGACGGCACGCCGGTGCCGCGCGAGGAGGACCTGCGGCAGGCGGTGGAGCGGGCCGACGTGACGGTGCTGCTCCAGCAGCATTCGGTGTTCGACCTGGAAATGGTGGAGAAGCACGCCGTACTCCTGCTCGACACCCGTGGCGTCCTCTCCGAGGGCGAACGCGTCGAGCGGCTCTAG
- a CDS encoding glycosyltransferase family protein, translating to MAPSDQNKPDEPRFQRLGAANWLPEERKAVERYEDRIRELERRLATAEAKAEYAQWQLAATKAQRPYRVSTVLAGVRRPARLVRLPRDLSKAIKPGKAPKAPPTVAASSLTIDATLANAPAVRIPHLEWPTGPVNRPDLRVAVILDDFSRLAFRYEWDQIEFGLTDWREIFAENRPDVLFCESAWHGNQGRWRYQMTGTNAPKQELRDLVAWCREQGIPTVFWNKEDPPNFDFFIDTAKLFDHVYTCDGDMVPKYREILGHDRVGVLQFAAQPRVHNPVQTKQGRPYDVVFAGMYFRDKHPERREQMETVIAPARELGLHIFARNDKAGDKYAWPAEYRPHIVGELPYEQMLAAYKMYKVFLNVNSVIDSPTMCARRVFELSACSTTVLSGWSRAIEETFGPLIPVAHTQEEAYNQALYLINSPELRARQAHLAMREVFDKHLFTHRVDQILTDLGRPVTTRARSVSVVLPTNRAGQLEHAITQVARQRHRDLELILVLHGLDIDPAVVRDKALAAGVPAVTVLTADPSLTLGEVLNLGIARAEGDFIAKMDDDNLYGEHYLSDLLRAFDYSEAEVTGKGAHYTYFPAANTTVMRLPGLEHRYAHLVQGATILAKADVLRAYAFEPVNAGEDTRLVRRLKEDGVRIYSADRFNFVYMRGADASAHTWKAQDYKLTRNAQFCFVGHPEQHVMI from the coding sequence ATGGCCCCAAGTGACCAGAACAAGCCGGACGAGCCACGCTTCCAGCGGCTCGGCGCGGCCAACTGGCTCCCCGAGGAGCGCAAGGCCGTCGAGCGTTACGAGGACCGCATCCGCGAACTGGAGCGCCGCCTCGCCACCGCCGAGGCCAAGGCCGAGTACGCGCAGTGGCAGCTCGCCGCTACCAAGGCGCAGCGGCCCTACCGCGTGAGCACCGTGCTCGCCGGGGTGCGGCGTCCCGCGCGGCTGGTGCGCCTGCCGCGCGACCTGTCCAAGGCCATCAAGCCCGGCAAGGCGCCGAAGGCCCCGCCGACGGTCGCCGCGAGCAGCCTCACCATCGACGCCACGCTCGCCAACGCACCCGCCGTGCGCATCCCGCACCTGGAGTGGCCGACCGGTCCGGTGAACCGGCCCGACCTGAGGGTCGCCGTCATCCTGGACGACTTCTCGCGGCTGGCGTTCCGCTACGAGTGGGACCAGATCGAGTTCGGCCTCACCGACTGGCGCGAGATCTTCGCCGAGAACCGGCCCGACGTGCTGTTCTGCGAGTCGGCCTGGCACGGCAACCAGGGCCGCTGGCGCTACCAGATGACCGGCACCAACGCGCCGAAACAGGAACTGCGCGACCTCGTGGCGTGGTGCCGCGAGCAGGGCATCCCCACGGTCTTCTGGAACAAGGAGGACCCGCCGAACTTCGACTTCTTCATCGACACCGCCAAGCTGTTCGACCACGTGTACACGTGCGACGGCGACATGGTGCCGAAGTACCGCGAGATCCTCGGTCACGACCGCGTCGGCGTGCTGCAGTTCGCCGCGCAGCCCCGCGTGCACAACCCCGTGCAGACCAAGCAGGGCCGGCCGTACGACGTGGTGTTCGCCGGCATGTACTTCCGCGACAAGCATCCCGAGCGACGCGAGCAGATGGAGACGGTCATCGCGCCGGCGCGAGAGCTCGGCCTGCACATCTTCGCGCGCAACGACAAGGCCGGCGACAAGTACGCCTGGCCCGCCGAGTACCGTCCGCACATCGTCGGCGAGCTGCCGTACGAGCAGATGCTGGCCGCGTACAAGATGTACAAGGTCTTCCTCAATGTGAACTCGGTCATCGACTCGCCGACCATGTGCGCGCGGCGCGTGTTCGAGCTGTCGGCCTGCTCCACCACCGTGCTGTCGGGCTGGTCGCGCGCCATCGAGGAGACGTTCGGCCCGCTCATCCCGGTCGCGCACACCCAGGAGGAGGCCTACAACCAGGCCCTCTACCTGATCAACAGCCCCGAGCTGCGCGCCAGGCAGGCCCACCTCGCGATGCGTGAGGTCTTCGACAAGCACCTGTTCACCCACCGGGTCGACCAGATCCTCACCGACCTCGGCCGGCCGGTCACCACGCGCGCAAGAAGCGTGTCCGTCGTCCTGCCGACCAACCGCGCCGGCCAGCTCGAACACGCCATCACGCAGGTCGCCAGGCAGCGCCACCGTGACCTGGAGCTGATCCTGGTGCTGCACGGCCTGGACATCGACCCGGCCGTCGTGCGCGACAAGGCCCTCGCGGCCGGCGTCCCCGCAGTCACGGTGCTGACCGCCGACCCGTCGCTGACCCTTGGGGAGGTACTCAACCTCGGCATCGCGCGCGCCGAGGGCGACTTCATCGCCAAGATGGACGACGACAACCTGTACGGCGAGCACTACCTGTCCGACCTGCTGCGCGCCTTCGACTACTCCGAGGCCGAGGTCACCGGCAAGGGAGCGCACTACACCTACTTCCCCGCCGCCAACACCACGGTGATGCGCCTGCCGGGCCTGGAGCACCGCTACGCACACCTCGTGCAAGGCGCGACCATCCTCGCCAAGGCCGACGTGCTGCGCGCGTACGCGTTCGAGCCGGTCAACGCCGGCGAGGACACCCGCCTGGTGCGCCGCCTCAAGGAGGACGGCGTGCGCATCTACTCGGCCGACCGCTTCAACTTCGTCTACATGCGCGGCGCCGACGCCTCCGCGCACACCTGGAAGGCCCAGGACTACAAGCTGACCCGCAACGCGCAGTTCTGCTTCGTCGGTCATCCCGAGCAGCACGTGATGATCTGA
- a CDS encoding glycosyltransferase, whose translation MISEARRPDPVTPKAARAGVGGFLKGFIQHPVIVSRVFVTKVKSDPMRVAQAAAEAMPSRLRPAVGKVAWPVARVARVTARKLARRMANGPLETAKNEFERGRMTRAIEVLTPHARWPFIRRRIAYYEGEKAAIGTAPIPPKSKVIVGERVEGRVLHCVTNALPYTQAGYTVRTHRIVTAQRAVGLDPHVVTSWGWPMLQGHADAEPYDEIDGVPYHRLLPSGDVPFESRGRMVRGAGEVTELVRTLRPQVLHAATDHRNGSVALAVRERTGTPVVYEVRGFLEETWASRDPARVGSERHLLQREREAHIMRSADAVVTLAETMAVEIAERGVPREKIFLAPNAVDDALLTADYDGAAFRAAYGITPGEIVVGSVSSIVGYEGFATLLSAAALLRDAGTPVRVLIVGDGAERPALLAQAERLGLGDLALLPGRVGPEEALQAQAALDIFACPREDLRVCRLVTPLKPVEAMALGKPVVLSDLPALAELVGSDGAGALVPPGDPAALAKALAALRDDPARRAEMGEAGRAEVAAKRTWSRIAEGYRAIYQSLPR comes from the coding sequence GTGATTTCCGAGGCTAGGCGGCCCGATCCGGTCACCCCGAAGGCGGCGCGTGCCGGCGTCGGAGGGTTCCTGAAGGGCTTCATCCAGCACCCGGTCATCGTCTCCCGGGTCTTCGTCACCAAGGTCAAGTCCGACCCCATGCGGGTCGCGCAGGCCGCCGCCGAGGCCATGCCGTCCCGGCTGCGGCCCGCCGTCGGCAAGGTGGCGTGGCCGGTGGCCCGGGTCGCGCGGGTGACGGCGCGCAAGCTCGCGCGCCGCATGGCGAACGGCCCGCTCGAGACGGCGAAGAACGAGTTCGAGCGCGGCCGCATGACCCGCGCCATCGAGGTCCTCACGCCGCACGCGCGCTGGCCGTTCATCCGCCGCAGGATCGCCTACTACGAAGGCGAGAAGGCCGCGATCGGCACCGCGCCGATCCCGCCGAAGTCCAAGGTGATCGTCGGCGAGCGCGTCGAGGGCCGGGTGCTGCACTGCGTCACCAACGCGCTGCCGTACACCCAGGCCGGGTACACCGTGCGGACCCACCGCATCGTGACGGCGCAGCGCGCCGTGGGGCTCGACCCCCACGTGGTGACGAGCTGGGGCTGGCCGATGCTCCAGGGTCACGCCGACGCCGAGCCGTACGACGAGATCGACGGCGTGCCGTACCACCGGCTGCTGCCGAGCGGCGACGTGCCGTTCGAGAGCCGCGGCCGCATGGTGCGCGGCGCCGGCGAGGTCACCGAGCTGGTGCGCACGCTGCGTCCGCAGGTGCTGCACGCCGCCACCGACCACCGCAACGGCTCGGTGGCGCTCGCCGTGCGCGAACGCACCGGCACGCCGGTCGTGTACGAGGTGCGGGGCTTCCTCGAGGAGACCTGGGCCTCGCGTGACCCCGCGCGGGTCGGCAGCGAGCGGCACCTGCTCCAGCGTGAGCGTGAGGCGCACATCATGCGCTCCGCCGACGCCGTCGTCACGCTCGCCGAGACCATGGCCGTGGAGATCGCCGAGCGCGGCGTGCCGAGAGAGAAGATCTTCCTCGCGCCGAACGCCGTGGACGACGCGCTGCTGACCGCCGACTACGACGGCGCCGCCTTCCGTGCCGCGTACGGCATCACCCCCGGCGAGATCGTCGTCGGCTCGGTGTCCAGCATCGTCGGGTACGAGGGGTTCGCCACGCTGCTGTCGGCCGCCGCGCTGCTGCGTGACGCCGGCACGCCGGTGCGCGTGCTGATCGTCGGCGACGGCGCCGAACGGCCCGCGCTGCTGGCCCAGGCAGAGCGGCTCGGCCTCGGCGACCTCGCGCTGCTGCCGGGCCGGGTGGGGCCTGAGGAGGCGCTGCAGGCGCAGGCGGCCCTCGACATCTTCGCCTGCCCCCGTGAGGACCTGCGGGTGTGCCGGCTGGTGACGCCGCTCAAGCCGGTCGAGGCCATGGCGCTCGGCAAGCCGGTCGTGCTCAGCGACCTGCCGGCCCTGGCCGAGCTGGTCGGCTCGGACGGCGCCGGCGCGCTGGTGCCGCCGGGTGACCCGGCCGCGCTCGCCAAGGCCCTCGCGGCGCTGCGGGACGACCCGGCGCGGCGGGCCGAGATGGGGGAGGCCGGTCGCGCGGAGGTCGCCGCCAAGCGGACGTGGAGCCGTATCGCCGAGGGTTATCGTGCGATCTACCAGTCCTTGCCGCGGTGA
- the wecB gene encoding non-hydrolyzing UDP-N-acetylglucosamine 2-epimerase → MRENPLVLHVLGARPNFVKAAPVVRALGELGIRQAIVHTGQHYDALMSDVFFADLGLPEPVANLAVGSGTHARQTAALLTGLEDVVTEQRPDLVVVYGDVNSTLAAILVCAKLHVPTAHVEAGLRSFDREMPEEVNRVVTDALADILLVTSPDGLSHLAAEGVAAGKVHLVGNPMIDSLFAALPKLDPAPPRERLGLPQRYAVATLHRPANVDDPGSARELVDGVLAVAEQVPVVVPLHPRGRTRLAEAGLVTGGNLKIVDPLGYVEFLSLVRGAALVVTDSGGVQEETTMLGVPCLTVRPNTERPITVTHGTNRLVTPQSLPAEASKALADGAAIPAGELPPLWDGKAGPRIARVIEAWLRADNLSPASQGVPPRTS, encoded by the coding sequence ATGAGGGAAAACCCCCTCGTCCTGCACGTGCTCGGCGCTCGGCCGAACTTCGTCAAGGCGGCCCCCGTCGTGCGCGCTCTCGGCGAGCTCGGGATCCGTCAGGCCATCGTGCACACAGGGCAGCACTACGACGCCTTGATGTCCGACGTCTTCTTCGCCGACCTCGGCCTCCCCGAGCCGGTCGCCAACCTCGCCGTCGGCTCCGGCACGCACGCCAGGCAGACGGCGGCGCTGCTCACCGGCCTCGAGGACGTGGTCACCGAGCAGCGTCCCGACCTCGTGGTCGTGTACGGCGACGTCAACTCCACGCTCGCGGCGATCCTGGTGTGCGCCAAGCTGCACGTGCCGACCGCGCACGTCGAGGCGGGCCTGCGCTCGTTCGACCGCGAGATGCCTGAGGAGGTCAACCGCGTCGTCACCGACGCGCTCGCCGACATCCTCCTGGTGACCAGCCCCGACGGCCTGTCCCACCTGGCCGCGGAAGGCGTCGCCGCCGGCAAGGTGCACCTGGTCGGCAACCCCATGATCGACAGCTTGTTCGCCGCGCTGCCGAAGCTCGACCCCGCGCCGCCGCGCGAGCGCCTCGGCCTGCCGCAGCGGTACGCCGTGGCCACCTTGCACCGTCCCGCCAACGTGGACGACCCCGGGTCGGCGCGCGAGCTGGTCGACGGCGTGCTCGCGGTGGCCGAGCAGGTGCCGGTCGTCGTGCCGCTGCACCCGCGGGGCCGCACGCGGCTCGCCGAGGCGGGCCTGGTCACCGGCGGCAACCTCAAGATCGTCGACCCGCTCGGGTACGTCGAGTTCCTGTCCCTGGTGCGCGGCGCGGCCCTGGTCGTCACCGACTCAGGCGGCGTGCAGGAGGAGACGACCATGCTCGGCGTGCCGTGCCTCACCGTGCGGCCCAACACCGAGCGGCCGATCACCGTCACCCACGGCACCAACCGCCTGGTCACCCCGCAGTCCCTGCCGGCCGAGGCGTCCAAGGCGCTGGCCGACGGCGCGGCCATCCCGGCCGGCGAGCTGCCGCCGCTGTGGGACGGCAAGGCGGGCCCGCGCATCGCGCGCGTCATCGAGGCGTGGCTGCGTGCCGACAACCTCTCGCCGGCGTCGCAAGGCGTGCCGCCGCGCACGTCCTGA